Genomic segment of Chrysiogenes arsenatis DSM 11915:
GTGCGACAATACCCGCCCGATAGGTCAGATTGGCATGATACCAATGGTTGATGCCCGCGCCGATGATGATAGAACATTTCCCACCCGTCCGTTCGGCTGTTCCTGCCCATTCACGGGCAAAACGGATGACGGTATCCCGGTCAACGCCACTGTAGCGCTCCTGCCAAGCGGGAGTATAGGCGGCGGTTTCATCGTTGTAATCGACAGGATATCCCTGCTGTAACACTGCACGCGCGACACCAAATTGCGCCATGAGCAAATCGAAAACCGTGGTTACCGCAATGGATGTGCCATCGTTGGTTTCGATGTAGCGCACCGGAATATCGCGCCGCGTCCGTTTTTCATCGGCGAAGTCGATAAATTCGACAGGTATCACCGCATCATGCTCATTCAAGAATGAGATCTCCGGCGTCAGCTCGGCATTATCAAGCCCATCACGCAGATTCAGGTTCCACTCACCTTTTTTCTGCTGCCAGCGAAAACCGAGCGTTCCCAGTGGCATCCGCGCGGCATTGCTCTTACTATCCCATACCAAGTATTTGAATTCACCGTTTTCACTTTCGCGGTAGCGTGGTGTTTGTCCGGCAGGAAGCATGCGACCCGCTTTGAATTCGCCATCGTGCTGCTCCAAGCAAATCAAAAATGGGCTGTCGGTGTAACGGGTGAGGTAATCAAGGAAGGCTGGCGTTTGCGCCTGATGGTGGAATTCTTTCAGAATAACGTGATTGACCGCCATCCAAAACGCACCATCTTGGCTCGCATGCACTGGAATCCACCAGTCGGCATATTTGCTACTCATATTGAGATCGGGTGAGAGCGAAACGACTTTGGTGCCGTTGTGGCGTGCTTCGGCTAAAAAGTGCACATCCGGCGTCCGCGTCATGCCGGGATTTGATCCCATCACCGTAATAAATTTACTGTTGTACCAGTCGGCACTTTCGGCAACATCGGTCTGCTCGCCCCAGATTTCTGGCGAAGCATTGGGAAGATCGCAATACCAATCATAAAATGAAAGGTTCACGCCACCAAGAAGCTGCAGAAAACGCGAACCAGCCGCATAGCTGAGCATAGACATGGCGGGAATGGGCGAAAAGCCGATGACCCGATCCGGGCCATATTTCTTGACGGTGTACAGCGTGGAAGCCGCAATCATTTCCAGCGCGCTCTCCCAGTCAAAGCGACGAAAACCGCCTTTGCCGCGTGCCTGCTGATAGCGACGGCGCTTCTCTTCATCTTCCACAATCGACGTCCAGGCGGCCAGTGGATCAGCATGCTGCGCCCGTGCTTCCTGCCATAAATCAAGCAGCGCTCCGCGCAAGTAGGGATACTTGACCCGCAACGGGCTATAGAGATACCACGAACACGACGCGCCACGCTGACAACCGCGAGGCTCATACGGCGGCACATCTCCCGCAAGGGGCGGATAATCGGTCGCCTGTATTTCCCAAGCAACAATCCCTTCTTTCACCGCAATATTCCACGAGCAACTCCCAGTGCAATTCACGCCGTGCGTACTACGGACGACCCGATCATGTTGATGGCGTCCGCGATAAAACTCTTCCCATTTGCGGGCATTTGGATTGACGATATCCTGTATCCAGCTCATTGCATCCCCCTCGTTTTGATTTCATGGCGCTCGTGAAGCTGCTGGCGCGCTCCAGCACGACGGCGGTGACGTCCCCAGAAGCCAAGAACAAACGCGATCACACCAAAGACCACGGCCGCATGTAAGGCAATGGGGAGTTCAGACGTGGGCGGAGTCGCTTCCGGCAGCGCCGCGAAAAACACCCCCAGCACGCGAATCTCTTCATCACTCAAGGGGCGTTCGCGATAGATAGCCGCCATCGACGGGAGGTGTTGCAAATTGCGCAAAATCCCTTGCATCCCCTCCGTGCCAAAACCGTGGTAGAGGTAACTCAAATCACCCGCATAATTTGCCATACGAGCATTCCCGAAACCCGCCGCACTCAAACTGTGACAAGCAATACACGGGGAAGCACCGGCGGCAAAAGGCATTTCACCCGTATACAAAGATTGCCCCGTACGAGCATCCCCCGCAATTGAAGCCACCACTGGCGATGACACCAGCACAATGAGCGCAAAAAACACAAAACATCGAAGTAGGTTCATGATGACCTCCATTGAAAACAACATTGCGACCTGAAAACACGAAAGAGGATTACCGGAGCAAAACCAAGCATGCTTTCATGTGGCATAAACTCGAATAAAACACTTTTCTATCAATGAAAAATTGATCTAGATCAAGAAGTGTGTAGAATAATTTTTCACAATAAGCGGCAATGCAGCGACGATAAACTACTGGTAATAATAGCTTTTACTCGTTTTGCCACACATAGAAGACAACAGAACACAGCGACCAGCAATAGGCGCCACTCGGAGATAGTGCCGATTTCATAAGATAGGAATTATCGAAGTAAGAACAGCGTTAAAATAATGCAACACGCCATACTCGCGTATAATAACCACTTTTTGACAGTTCCTATTTATAATTTCCCTGCTGCGGTGTACTTTTGAACCGCAAAAGTATGAGGAAAACCTTTACCACTTGCGAACGCGGAACATCACTCACAACAACCATGCCGTTACGCGCAACATAGGAGCCTACAAAATGACCCCAGCTTCAGTCGTCATCGAACAACTACTTATTGGACACACCATCCCTTTCGGGAAAAAAGGCGAAATGAGCGCGATAGCCAAACAGCCGATCGAGCGTACAGTGAATGTCACGTTGACGGGGTTAGACGGCGACCAGCAAGCCGACCGGCGCAACCACGGAGGGCAAGAGAAGGCCTTACATCACTATCCGGCAGAACATTACGCGGCGTGGCGCAGTGAACTGCCGGAAGTGATCCACAACAGACTCGTGGTGGGTGGTTTTGGAGAAAATATCAGCACCCAAGGGTTAACCGAATCGAATGTCTGCGTTGGCGACCGTTTTCGATTTGGAACCGCACTGATAGAAGTTTCGCAAGCACGTCAACCGTGTTGGAAACTCAATATCCGTTTCGCGCATCCGTCAATGTCGAAATTGGTGCAGGAAACGGGAAGAA
This window contains:
- a CDS encoding MOSC domain-containing protein — its product is MTPASVVIEQLLIGHTIPFGKKGEMSAIAKQPIERTVNVTLTGLDGDQQADRRNHGGQEKALHHYPAEHYAAWRSELPEVIHNRLVVGGFGENISTQGLTESNVCVGDRFRFGTALIEVSQARQPCWKLNIRFAHPSMSKLVQETGRTGWYYRVLEEGSVAPGDTITLFERPYATWPIARLIHLLFHNTLDREGLQAMQQLAVLPESWRQLAQNRLQRGAVESWQSRLETPE
- a CDS encoding c-type cytochrome; this encodes MNLLRCFVFFALIVLVSSPVVASIAGDARTGQSLYTGEMPFAAGASPCIACHSLSAAGFGNARMANYAGDLSYLYHGFGTEGMQGILRNLQHLPSMAAIYRERPLSDEEIRVLGVFFAALPEATPPTSELPIALHAAVVFGVIAFVLGFWGRHRRRAGARQQLHERHEIKTRGMQ